The Stigmatopora argus isolate UIUO_Sarg chromosome 6, RoL_Sarg_1.0, whole genome shotgun sequence region ttatataatttaatagctgtcaaaaataaaaagtgacgttgaataaaatgatatttaatATAACAAATGTGTACAGGTAAGTTGCATTGAGCCTCCAGTTGTTGCCATGGATACCGTAAACCGAGTTGGGGCAGAGCGAACGTCCCTCTGGtgaaaatcaacaacaaactcAACACATCTTTTGGAGCTATTTATACAGGTAGGAATAAAAAGTTCTGTGTACTCAAAATAGTACTTTGTTTCCTTCTAATTTTAAAATGCCTGAAAGGATATAGTACAATtaagatatatttttatttggattaGGGGTACACTTTGATTTGGGAATTTTTGTATTGAGTAAGTATTGAGAAATGTTTTAATCTTTTCCCAGCAATGTGAAAAGGTTTACTGGCAATATTTCAAGCCTTCTGCAATTTGACGCACTTGATATTGACAAAGTATCACACGCCTTTTGGTACCTTCTTTTCATTGTACTATTTTTGCATTGGTACATTTTGGACAGTACATAAAACGTGCATatacatctttattttttaatttaaaaaaatgatttatgccAAAACCATTAAACACTgaataaaaatcatttgaaacAATTGTCCCGATAACGATTAAATGTGAAAGATTTTCCTGTGGTTAGGTAAATCTTTGATACTTTGACTTGTTTGAAAATAGACCTGAATTCTGCAGTATTTATACCTTTAActtaaaaattcaatttctttttatttaagaaTAGAATTAAGAATGTTACTCGTGtcctattgttttttgtttgttgtttgtttttggaacCCCTCAATGTTGGCATATGGTTGTACTATATGCAAGAAAGTATCTGCCTTGACTCTAAACTTGACGCCTGGACAGTTAGTCAGCTTATAGATAACATGTTTTGAATAAATCATAAGGTTGCCCTGTAGACACGAATATTTGAATCCATCATTAAACTTTCATTAGGTCACTCTTTTTGGCCTTTAGCTTACTCTATAGAACTTTACTTACATtcactgcagttttttttctttttcacctccatgCTCTTCAAGGTAAGATCTGTGAAAGATTCCCCTCGCATTTGCAAGTGGGACAATCtgtgggttgatttaaaaaccAGAAGTTAACAGCAATGGTGCAACAATTCCAAATTCAAGATGAAGTCAAAACCCTGCATTCTAGTAAGTCATCTTACAATACGCCCGAACAGACGACTCGCACATCTGTTCTTTTTTCGTATGCTTGTGtacatgaaatttcccgaatacgggatgaataaagttatctaatctaatgtacttaataaaaatggaaagccattattaaatgtaatttatggtatacatactgtatatacagtatattatatgcaagggtgtgtgtgcgtgtgtgtgtgtcagcttCACCTCGGCACAGTTGTCCACTGCCTGCTCTCAACCCAGATAGACTAAGGACAGCCAAGGCCATTGTGGACAAAACTGTCAAGGTgggtcaaaaatgatttttaataatgaaagaatgtgtccacattttttttcaacatgcaATTTTTACATTTACCTCTATTTTGTCATcacctctctctttctcttacTTTAGTTGCATAAGGTTTTCTCCATTCAGGGCCCTTACCCTACCATTAGGGCCTCACTGAAGGCAAGAGGGTGGGTGGAAAAGCGGACTTGGCGCCCTGGTCACGCTAAGTACATGCCCCCTGACAGAGAGAGCTACTCTATTGATGCTGGTGACACCGATAATAAATATATGATCAGCtgatgttgtgtttttaaaatggctaaaatGTCTAATTATTTTCTTAGATGAGAAAAACCATGACCAGGATACGAATGGACTGTATGATCTTATGGTATGGCCACAGAGAACGATAACATCTGATGTTGTTATGACACAAAATTAAATAGTATCGCATTTCTCATTCATTAGTCTCGCCTGGTCCGGAATGAAATGGTTTATTTTTACTGGACAAATAGAAGAGATGCCATCAATACCAGTATTTTGCAGAAAGAACAGATGATCAATCATTTTGCCAAAGCAGGAAGCTTCACCACcaaggtaaataaataatattgagTTTTTCTTTGAATAATCTTAAATGGATGCTTTTGTAATGTACCAGTAAACCGAAGTGccccaaaaaacccacgcaatatGGGAAGACCATGCAAATACTGGGCTAAGCAGCCGCCAACTATATTATcatcaattaaataaaaacagagatTTTCATTGCAATTTGTATAATTAAATATGTACTTGGAGCCACcttcttttatatattatattacaggcatttttttttaccaggtaTTGTCTTGCACTGTAAGTCCAGGTACGACTATGAACAACAAACACTTGCTCTTTAATATCTATTCCAGGTGGGTTTGTGTATGAATCTAAGAAGTCTGCACTGGTTTGACTCAGCAGACCCGGAGACATTTTTTCCTCGCTGTTACAAGCTAGGAGCACGGGATGAGAAGCATGCTTTCATTGGTTAGATATTTTAAATGAGCTTCTAGAAAAGAAAGATTTGCAACCTAACGTTGGTGTGCTGTATTTCCTTCCTGAAGAAGACTACAGGAGAACTGCCTGCATGAGTTTTTTGAAGTACATTGTGGAGGAAGCACAGAATGTTgaggaagagagaaaaaatgagcACATTCAAGGTACAATTATTTGAGTAGATTCTGATACGAATCACGAGGGCCCAGTTTGATTTCATGACTCCACTTACAGAAGCGCGTGAACCACCTACTGTTTCCAAAATGATCAGCACAGCTCTCAGAGAGTGCCAGGATTTTCTCGAGAGTTTGGAGCATGCTGACATTGATGCCAGTTTGGAAAAAACTCCATCCCTTGCAAAGGAAGGATGGGGAGAATTTATTGACAACTTCTACTTGTTTGTTCAGTGAGTACTGCAGTGTACGGTTTGTGTGCATAGTGTATTATATAGCGCAGGGGTAGGGAGCATATCTGGCTGCATGAGCACATATTAGCCTACAACTAACATCATAAGCCTttgttccttgttttttttcttgcagtgaCAGAGCccaaattaaaatcaaaaaatcaTTAGTAACCTCCTGTAAGGCCATGCTGCAGAGGCTAGCTGAGGTCAGTCCACAGCTGGACACAGATGGGATACACAACATATGGATCATCAAGCCTGGAGCCAAGTCCAGAGGCAGAGGTGAGCAACCTGTCACCTGGATACGATTTCAAATATGACTGAAGTCATTTTGGTCTTCTAGGTATTAAATGTGCCAAGCGTTTAGATCAGATCCTCAGCCTGGTGGACAGGAATCCAACTCTGATCAAGGAATCCAAGTGGGTGGTACAAAAGTACCTGGAGCGGCCCTTCTTGGTGGAGGGAACAAAGTTTGATGTACGCCAGTGGTTTCTTGTGACCGACTGGAACCCTCTCACTGTGTGGTTCTATAAAAAGTGCTACTTACGCTTCTCTACGCAACCGTACTCATTGGACACACTGGACAAGTATGTTTAAAGGTGGTTTAACTGGAATCTGCATGTTCTGGCCTGCAATTAACTATTCGCTGAGCCACACTCGGAAAAGCAAATTGGCTAGTAAATAAACCACCAAATCCAATACTTTTGTCAATACTTGTTCAAAAGTAACAGTGATTTGAAGACAGAGGTACATGATCAACAGATAAACGatgtacagacattgaaataaaatggcGATTTTGTTTaatcccagaaaaaaatctcctGCGTTTGTTTTCTTAGCAATTTGATTATGACTAAATGCTAGTGGGCCAACACTTATCCCATAAGGCAATACTAAAATCCCATTAAAATAAGTATCCATCAACTATTTTCAATATGATGTTATGCTTTCCTTTCAGATCTGTGCATTTGTGCAATAATTCCATCCAGAAGCATCTGAGGCCTTCCCATCAACGCCATCCCGTCATCCCTGACGACAATATGTGGTCTGATGACCAGTTTATGACCTTTCTTTCCAGTCGAGGTCAAAAGGCTCAGTGGGAAAATGTAGTTGTGCCTGGGATGAAGAAGGCTGTTAGACATGCATTGCAGACTGCACAAGATCTTGTGGATTCACGTAAAAACACTTTTGAGCTTTATGGGGCCGACTTCATGTTAGGTATGAGCATGTATGTTTACAAATATACATAGCATATTTACTCTGtagaaaataatttgtttttttccaggccCTGACTTACATCCATGGCTGATTGAAATCAATGCCAGTCCCACCATGGCCCCCTCTACGCCCATCACAGCCCGTCTTTGTGCAGCTGTGCAGGAGGACATGCTGCGTGTCGTCCTGGACCGCAGAGCAGACCGGTCAGCGGACACAGGGGATTTTGAGCTTATATATCAACAGGTAGACACGTGCAATGTAAATTAATTTGACTGAATTACTGAAGTTGTCTCTCTTGCTTTCTAGGCAGCTGTAGATGTCCCACAGTATGTGGGAGTCCAATTATTTATTGAGGGATTCAGGCTCAAAGACACATGTCTGCTTCCCCCTTTGAGGCCATTAAAACGCTCAAGCTCAAAGTATCGTATCACTAAAAAGGAGGTGCCGAAAGAAAAAGTCAAATCTCTGCCAAAAGTGGTAAAGAGGGCCATATCGCACGTCAAAAACATCCCAGACAAAGTTCCGCCTGAGCTACCAGTTCCCGTTCCTATTGAAACTTTCACAGGACACTGGTCCTTACGTATACCTCTtgattcatgctcacattctgTACTTCTATGGCGAAAGGGGTTACAGAAAATAGTTTCTCAATAAAATTCTAACTGaaagacaacaaaacaaaaagctcTTCTAGACTATAATTCCAAAACGATTGTGGAATGTACCCACTTCAAACCACTTTAGTTGATGTGAAGAACCTGCAATCATGTGTACCAAATGCCTTTTCTATGTACTTTCATGCACTTAAATTGTTTTCTTACAATAAACTCTGATTTCAATTGCTTGTGATTTTGAAtcctttgtttaaaaataatggtaGGGACAACAACcgctcattttaaataaatttaaaagacATGCTGCCCATACATAAGGTACATTACTATATTTAATTTGACAAGGTCCATGTGttgttatttgttgttatttgggtGGCATGTGACTTGAAATGTAACACGAGGAGGAAAAATAATTTCCgtaaattaatatttaaatcggttttttttaaactcacacCATTATTATTCATGTAAGAGGAAAGGATGGAAAGTCAATTTTTTGTAAATCCCATTTTGCTATTTAACATTGACAAACACATGGTGGCGACAAACAAGTCCAAGTCCGATGACTCAACTTGCTTTTTAACGAAGAAGAAAATACCCTCCGACAGCGGAAACTGTCGTCTTCTCTAACCTGGAATGAGAAATGGCGGCGTCTGTGTGCCGAGTTGGGAGCACTGTGGGTCGTGTACTCGCCAAAACCCGTAGTGTAAGTAAGATTTCAAATAACTCTAACAACAATCTGCATCCTTAATGTTGAATCAAACCCACCAAAAATCGAGAAACCCTTGGTTAGCATGATTGAAATTGTACCTTCATTTTAGCATCAGCTAACGTGAGTGAATGCAAGGTCAACTGACTATTAATACTAATGGTGCCTTCGctaatatattttagatttgggGTGGCATTTGTCGTGTAAActggttattttattttctgattttgttttttttaattgtgtaatCTTGCCAGATATGGTTTGTCCCCATTGCGGTCCCCCTCTTAATGTAGCTTAGCTTCTTATGCAAGAACTTGTATATCATTTTGGctggaaaaaatgaaatcacatTCTTCGATTTATGATCAAACTCTTTATTccgatgttgttgttttttcgccCTGGCTataataactaaatatttatgttatgaccttgtaaatatgtatttgtgtTATTGTGCTTC contains the following coding sequences:
- the LOC144075345 gene encoding tubulin monoglycylase TTLL3-like; this translates as MVQQFQIQDEVKTLHSTSPRHSCPLPALNPDRLRTAKAIVDKTVKLHKVFSIQGPYPTIRASLKARGWVEKRTWRPGHAKYMPPDRESYSIDADEKNHDQDTNGLYDLMSRLVRNEMVYFYWTNRRDAINTSILQKEQMINHFAKAGSFTTKVGLCMNLRSLHWFDSADPETFFPRCYKLGARDEKHAFIEDYRRTACMSFLKYIVEEAQNVEEERKNEHIQEAREPPTVSKMISTALRECQDFLESLEHADIDASLEKTPSLAKEGWGEFIDNFYLFVHDRAQIKIKKSLVTSCKAMLQRLAEVSPQLDTDGIHNIWIIKPGAKSRGRGIKCAKRLDQILSLVDRNPTLIKESKWVVQKYLERPFLVEGTKFDVRQWFLVTDWNPLTVWFYKKCYLRFSTQPYSLDTLDKSVHLCNNSIQKHLRPSHQRHPVIPDDNMWSDDQFMTFLSSRGQKAQWENVVVPGMKKAVRHALQTAQDLVDSRKNTFELYGADFMLGPDLHPWLIEINASPTMAPSTPITARLCAAVQEDMLRVVLDRRADRSADTGDFELIYQQAAVDVPQYVGVQLFIEGFRLKDTCLLPPLRPLKRSSSKYRITKKEVPKEKVKSLPKVVKRAISHVKNIPDKVPPELPVPVPIETFTGHWSLRIPLDSCSHSVLLWRKGLQKIVSQ